The Thiomicrorhabdus lithotrophica DNA segment ACCGTATTGGTCGAACAGGTCGTGCGGGTGCGAGTGGAGAAGCGGTTTCTTTAGTCTGTTCCGAAGAAGATAAATTACTGTTTGGAATTGAAAGATTAATTGGTGAAGTTATTGAGCGTAAAAAGATTGAAGGGTACACACCAACACACCCTTTAAAGCAGTCAAGATTAGACCCTCGTCCTAAAAAACCAAAGAAGCCTAAAAAGCCAAAAGTAAATCACCAGGATGGACAACGTTCTGGAAGCAATAGACGAGGAAATAGTTCTAGATAAGTTGCTTTTTTAAGGTAAATCTTGGTAATGGGCGCATTGATTGCGCCCATTTTTTTTAGCAAAATAGAGCGCCTTATCGGCCGATTTTATGGAGGCTTCCATAATGGATTCAACTTCAAATGTTTCCATTTCATTTTTATCAAGGGTTTGAATTCCAAAGCTAGACGTAACAGTTTGGTTAGTCCATGGGTGGCGTTCAATCGCTTTACGAATGTTTTCGGTTAAATATTTAGCCCCCGATTTCTCTGTGTCGGGCAAAATAATTACAAACTCTTCACCACCATAGCGAGCAATCAAATCACTACGACGAGTTCGTTCTGTCAAAATTTGAGCAATATCTCTTAATACATCGTCTCCAGCGGAATGACCATAGGTGTCATTAATCGATTTAAAGTTGTCAATATCTAATAAGATAAGTGAAATGCTTTGATTATGACGTTTTGCCAAGTGAAACAATTGAGTAAATTCTGTTTCAAAATGACGTCGATTATAGAGTTGAGTCAGAGAGTCTTTAATGGAAATTTCTTTAAGTTGTTCATTGGCTTGTATTAACAATTTTTCACTGTTATTACGGGAGATTTCAGTGCCTAGCCAAGACCCCATTAATTGAAGAGCATCGATATCAACAGGTTGGAATTTTCTATTTAAAGGTGTTGGGCTAGAAAAATTAAACGTGCCATAAACCTTTCCATCCACATAGACAGGTGTACCTATATAAGCTTCGAGTTTTTGATCCAGGTATGCAGGGTGGTTATTTATCTCAGATTCTTTTACATGTTCATAAGCAACTGGACCATCAGCTGCTATAGCTAAACTACAGAAAGTACGTTCTAAATCAAACTCGGTACCGTTTGGGAGAACAATATCTTCTGGTGTGACATTAAGAACCACTTCGTAATTATTGTCGTTAATTTTGGATAAGATGCCAATATCTAAGTTAAAGCGTTCACAAGCTAGTTCGAGAAGGCGGGTTACTTGAAACTCAAAACCTTTATCATGTTCACTGGTTATTTCATAAAGGGTTCTAATAACTTTTTCACTTTCGCTGATATGCATAAATTAAGCCTAAACTATAAAAACGGTTATATTATGTCAGTATCTTATAAAAAAATCCTTAAATTTTACGTAATATTTACCTATAGATAGATTAACAATATCAAGCTTATTGAACAAAGAGCTTCTAAATTTACAGATGAATTTTTTTAACTTTCAATGATGAAAACGGTATGATACGAGAACTTTATTCAGCTGTTTTTAATATTTTTGGGAAATTAGTTTAATGCAGAACATAGAAACTTTAGAAGCGTTAGACGTTTTAAAACAGTCAGAAGATGCTTTATTGATTTTATTTGGTGGGCAAAACTGTAATGTTTGTCATGTTATTAAGCCCCAAATTGTAGAGTTGGTAGAAGCGCAGTATCCCAAAATTAAAATGGTTTATGTGGATTGTCATGTCACTACAGAGGTTTGTTCGCAGAATGGCGTTTTGAGCTTACCTACATTGCAGGTGTTTTTTACAGGGCAACGCTTCATTGAAGAGGTAAGAACCTTTAGTTTGCAGAAAGTGATGCAAGATATCGCTAGACCATATTCAATGGTTTTCTCAGTTTAGGCTTTCCAAAGCAGGTTATTTCTGTGTTAAAGAAGTGTTCATT contains these protein-coding regions:
- a CDS encoding sensor domain-containing diguanylate cyclase translates to MHISESEKVIRTLYEITSEHDKGFEFQVTRLLELACERFNLDIGILSKINDNNYEVVLNVTPEDIVLPNGTEFDLERTFCSLAIAADGPVAYEHVKESEINNHPAYLDQKLEAYIGTPVYVDGKVYGTFNFSSPTPLNRKFQPVDIDALQLMGSWLGTEISRNNSEKLLIQANEQLKEISIKDSLTQLYNRRHFETEFTQLFHLAKRHNQSISLILLDIDNFKSINDTYGHSAGDDVLRDIAQILTERTRRSDLIARYGGEEFVIILPDTEKSGAKYLTENIRKAIERHPWTNQTVTSSFGIQTLDKNEMETFEVESIMEASIKSADKALYFAKKNGRNQCAHYQDLP
- a CDS encoding thioredoxin family protein — encoded protein: MQNIETLEALDVLKQSEDALLILFGGQNCNVCHVIKPQIVELVEAQYPKIKMVYVDCHVTTEVCSQNGVLSLPTLQVFFTGQRFIEEVRTFSLQKVMQDIARPYSMVFSV